The following is a genomic window from Pseudomonadota bacterium.
TCCTTAAAGGAAAAATTTAAAACATTTATATTTATTGAATAGCTTGTTTGAGTGCCTGCGTCTAACCCTCAAAAAACAGGTCCTTAGTTTGGCTTAGTTACTTTCTTATAAATTCAGTTCAAAGCCGAATGACGTAGTCATGGGCTAAACACACCATCAACCGCCAAGTGTAATCAAAAGTTTTATATGACCCCTTCTTTCTCTAAACTTTCAATATCATCGGTACTGAGGCCCAGCAAGTCACTCAATATAGAATGATTATGTTCGCCCAAGTCTGGATAAAACTGCACCTCCGCCATTTCATACTCAGACAACTTAATTGGACTGCGCGGTAAAACAATATCACCGAGCCTTGGATGTTGAAAATGCTTCAACATTCCACGCGAGTGCATGTGAGGGTCCTCCATAACCTCCGAAACATCGCGAACCGGGGCACACGGAATATTTTGTTCCCGCAATATTGCAATCGCATTATTACGAGCATGCAAACATGTCCATTTTTCTATCATCTGATTGACCTCTTCGTCTCTTTCATAACGTTTAAGTCGCGTGCCGAAGTTTGGATTTCCCCGCAAATCTTCACGTCCTATAACGGTCAAAATGCGCTCCCAGTGTGTTTCTGCTACCGCAGTAAGCACTAAATATTTTTTATCTTTACAAATGTAACGACCATATGGCGAAGTTTGTGAACCAGACTTGTCACCTCTTCGAGGACTTTGCTTTCCCGTGCGGAACACGTTATTAATTTGTGATGTTAGAACAAAGTACAAGGACTCGATCATTGCACTTTCAACCAAGGTTCCTTTGCCTGTCTGCCCCCGTGCAATCAGTGCTTGTAAAATTCCAGCATGCAAATGTGTGCCGCCCAGAAAATCCACTGGCGTGCCACCTGCTCGCGCTGGAGGCCCTTTAAATTCACCAGTGATACTCATTAAACCGCCGTCAGCCTGGACTGTATGGTCCATTGCCAATAAGTCTCGATCCGGCCCCGATAATCCATACCCCGTCCCACTAGCATAGATTAATTTGGAATTGATTTTCTTTAATTCTTGATATCCAACACCCAGTCGATCCATTACCCCCGGAGCAAAATTTTCTATAAGAACGTCAGCATCCTTCACCAATTGCTTTAGGATTTCGGTGCCCTTCGTTTTCTTTAAATTTAGAGTAATACTTTGCTTATTGGAATTAAGCATCGCGAAATTCATAGGTGGAACGTCGGAGCTCTCATAGCGTCGAGTTCGTTCGCCAGTGAGCGGTTCAACTTTAATAACCTCGGCACCCGCCATCGCCATAAGAAATGAACAATAAGGACCTTGATAGATTTGGGTTAGATCGATAACTCGTATGCCCGTCAATGGTTGCATTTATTTTCCTCCTAATATTTTAAAAATGTGCTAAAAACCCAACTAGCTATCGGCTACAGAGCCCTCATGAGAGGCGAAATCCTTCGACCATCCGAAATTTTATTATCTCATGTTACATTCGGCCCTGCAGGACTTTTGCGATATTTTTTCAAAACACGAGCAATACTAAATTGGTAATCAAAGAACCTTTTACGTTAAATATTTTCACGGATTTCATATGACCGTGGTGCTATTTGTGCACCGGGTGTGTAAAGGAATTGAGTAGACTCCATAACATTAACATCCGCTGGCTATTTTTTCCATTGCATCCGGACACGCCAGCTGAGGGAATAGCTCTCACTGAGCTAAGCAGATACCAGGGGGTCGATTTAAGAGCACGGCAAGCCGACATGCAAACTCGCATGGATAAAGCAGGGTTGCCATACGGTGAGCGAACACACACGTATAACAGTCGTTTAGCTCAAGAACTAGGCAAGTGGGCGGATACTCAAAAAAATGGCGTATCTCTTCATTATGCTATTTATGAAGCATATTTCGTTGATCGTAAAAACATCGGGCAGAGGGACCTTCTTTTGGATTTAGTTAAAGCCAATGGGCTTTCATATGAAAAGGCAAGAGTAGTTCTTGAGGAGCGTTCTTTTAAAAAGGCTGTAGATGAGGATTGGATCAAAAGTCATGCTTTGGGGATTACGGGTGTTCCAACTTTCGTAGCTGGGGGGTATAGCCTCGTTGGTGCTCAGGAGTACGAGACCTTGGTGCAATTTATCGACCACGCAAAGACAGAGACACCAAAAAAGCATGGCGATTAGTATCTGAATTAAGTGTATAGAGACTTCCTAAATTTTTATGGTCGATCACTTCTAATGAAAAATATTATGGCTGCCAGGATAAATATGGCCCGCTTACGGGGC
Proteins encoded in this region:
- a CDS encoding CoA transferase, whose protein sequence is MQPLTGIRVIDLTQIYQGPYCSFLMAMAGAEVIKVEPLTGERTRRYESSDVPPMNFAMLNSNKQSITLNLKKTKGTEILKQLVKDADVLIENFAPGVMDRLGVGYQELKKINSKLIYASGTGYGLSGPDRDLLAMDHTVQADGGLMSITGEFKGPPARAGGTPVDFLGGTHLHAGILQALIARGQTGKGTLVESAMIESLYFVLTSQINNVFRTGKQSPRRGDKSGSQTSPYGRYICKDKKYLVLTAVAETHWERILTVIGREDLRGNPNFGTRLKRYERDEEVNQMIEKWTCLHARNNAIAILREQNIPCAPVRDVSEVMEDPHMHSRGMLKHFQHPRLGDIVLPRSPIKLSEYEMAEVQFYPDLGEHNHSILSDLLGLSTDDIESLEKEGVI
- a CDS encoding DsbA family protein, yielding MKEPFTLNIFTDFIUPWCYLCTGCVKELSRLHNINIRWLFFPLHPDTPAEGIALTELSRYQGVDLRARQADMQTRMDKAGLPYGERTHTYNSRLAQELGKWADTQKNGVSLHYAIYEAYFVDRKNIGQRDLLLDLVKANGLSYEKARVVLEERSFKKAVDEDWIKSHALGITGVPTFVAGGYSLVGAQEYETLVQFIDHAKTETPKKHGD